In Sphingomonas sp. M1-B02, the sequence ACCGTCCAGAATGGCGGGGATTATTTCATCCTCGCCGATCGCGATACCGAGCGCCGCACCGACACCTATCGCGTCCCCGGCGCTTATGGTCCCGGACCCTGGGGCTATTGGAGCCCGCGCTGGCGCTTCTACGGTCGCGGCGCTGGTTTTGGCCGCGGCGGTTTTGGCTGGCGCAGCTTCAACCCCTTCTACGACGATCCCTTCTGGAACGATCGCAGTTGGGATTATCGCACCGTCGATCGCTACGAGGCGATGGCCGAAATCGTCATCGGCCGCGGCCCCAAGCCGGCTGATAATGTCCGCGCCTTCGATGCGCGCGACGTGATCGATCGGATCGGCCCGACCATCCAGGTGCCCTCGCAGCGCTAAGCCAAACTCCTCCCCCGCCACGGCGGGGGAGGATTTCTCGCCTCAGGCGGTCAGCGCCCCGTGGCAATGCTTGTATTTGCGCCCCGAACCGCACGGGCACGGCGCATTGCGGCTGACCAGCCCGTCCCACGTCGCCGGATCGCTGCCCAGATCCTCACCCGACGGCATCGGAATCCCCAGCTGCGGCAGCCGCGTGGTCACCAGACCCATCGCGCCCCCATCATAATCATAGCTGTCGTCCTCGCCGGTCAGCGGGTCGATATGCGTCGTCAGAAAGTCCGGCAACTCGGGCAGGTCGGTCGGCGCCGACATGCGGAACTGGGCGAAGGCGATCGTGCGGGTCACATCCTCGCGGATATTCGCCAGCATCCGCTCGAACAGCGCGAACGCCTC encodes:
- a CDS encoding CC0125/CC1285 family lipoprotein; the encoded protein is MLKSTSKRRRLFALGLAVASSLTLAACMTATPYQPATGSGQYRTGYMDEQIESNRFRVSFAGNSLTARETVERYLLFRAAELTVQNGGDYFILADRDTERRTDTYRVPGAYGPGPWGYWSPRWRFYGRGAGFGRGGFGWRSFNPFYDDPFWNDRSWDYRTVDRYEAMAEIVIGRGPKPADNVRAFDARDVIDRIGPTIQVPSQR